In one Candidatus Nomurabacteria bacterium genomic region, the following are encoded:
- a CDS encoding PAS domain S-box protein has translation MSHQTVNNVFLDCQQAADYLSVSVKTIRRWAQSGKLKGKKVGSRGDWRFTHDQLDQLVHGQEDDYEIVKQFLHQHASDIERLAIEKYHTYLSEINLSSNNIGKNSRFHVEIIKSLADNLKNEAEGMKKFDKLGRRLATSSLEKGLTVQEVHDGIRFLKRAMWEMVENSKENKHLTLADIYSLKKIFSTYKDILTSKILIAYQDNYQQAQKALEYGEEKFAKMFHVSPVAMTLSRASDGEIIDVNECYLEMMDCKRLDVVGHSVVELDGESGHIASKRLQQLKAIGYAKKRTEFETEIVTKTGMRRRIRGAYIALKINGEKHIITSHFDVTEQLKVEGRNQYLAALTTNIADAVVSLDNKHNVVSWNKGAEKLYGWKKEEVIGKKLSSLLHQRPVSGITLKELRQVVADKGVWRGESVHRRKDGSSVDVNTSAASIKDENGKIIGRVAVYRDISARKQAERSLAERETRYRLLFDSIAAGFCVVEVLENKQGKAYDYRFLEVNPAYEKMVGVSNMQGKTLQQLTPAVSDKWVDVAAGVAVTGKDSHVTSYSSSVDKWFDVHVMKVGTGNDKTVALLVRDVTEHKNIEQEREVSMKKIISTLESISDAFFQVDEEGNIVLVNDEFVRMSRISRKKALSSNIKNVFSSESWFPKRYEMFQKVMATGRSVHYVDYYERRKIWVDVRAYPTEGGVSWFIKDITQQKVAEEKQIMLTKLSLEREELIKIGRVKDEFIGIASHQLRTPATAVKQYIGMLLAGFGGTLNDDQRQYLETAYASNERQIKLINDLLKTAQIDADTYSLSRSTQHIAPLLKSAVLSHKPYLDNRQQIVVVKDQSDGAEADIDPIEIDLVFANLLENASKYSPKKSKITVALQREADVLRISFSDEGIGIRKEDQGKIFDKFTRVHNEHSDAVSGTGLGLYWVRQIVQMHGGTVTVSSRLHKGSTFTVTLPL, from the coding sequence ATGAGTCACCAAACAGTCAACAACGTGTTTCTTGATTGCCAACAAGCGGCGGATTATTTGAGTGTCAGTGTTAAAACAATTCGACGATGGGCTCAATCGGGTAAATTAAAGGGTAAAAAAGTCGGTTCTCGAGGCGACTGGCGTTTTACGCACGACCAACTTGATCAACTGGTGCACGGGCAAGAAGACGATTACGAAATTGTTAAACAGTTTTTGCATCAGCACGCATCTGACATAGAACGATTGGCTATCGAAAAATATCACACCTACCTCAGCGAAATTAATCTCTCGAGTAATAATATTGGGAAAAACAGTCGCTTTCATGTAGAAATAATTAAATCGCTTGCAGACAATTTGAAAAATGAAGCGGAAGGAATGAAGAAGTTTGACAAGTTAGGTAGACGGCTTGCTACATCTTCACTAGAAAAGGGATTGACCGTTCAAGAAGTGCACGACGGTATAAGGTTCCTGAAGCGGGCTATGTGGGAAATGGTGGAAAATTCAAAAGAGAATAAACACCTGACGCTTGCTGACATCTATTCATTGAAAAAGATTTTTTCTACGTATAAAGATATCCTTACCTCAAAAATATTAATTGCATATCAGGACAATTATCAGCAGGCACAAAAGGCACTGGAATATGGTGAAGAAAAATTTGCCAAGATGTTTCATGTTAGTCCTGTGGCTATGACGTTGAGCCGGGCTTCAGACGGGGAAATTATTGACGTAAATGAATGCTATCTCGAAATGATGGATTGCAAACGATTAGACGTCGTAGGGCACAGTGTTGTCGAGCTGGACGGAGAAAGTGGTCACATTGCTTCTAAGCGACTGCAACAACTCAAAGCGATCGGGTACGCAAAAAAGCGAACGGAATTTGAAACAGAAATAGTAACAAAAACAGGAATGCGCAGACGAATTCGAGGCGCGTATATAGCCTTGAAGATTAACGGTGAAAAACACATTATTACGTCTCACTTTGACGTTACGGAGCAATTAAAAGTCGAAGGACGAAACCAATATCTTGCGGCGCTGACGACTAACATTGCCGATGCCGTGGTTAGCCTTGATAACAAGCACAACGTAGTCTCGTGGAATAAAGGTGCCGAGAAGCTTTATGGCTGGAAAAAAGAGGAAGTTATAGGGAAAAAACTTTCAAGCTTATTGCATCAAAGGCCAGTAAGCGGGATTACCCTAAAAGAGCTTCGACAAGTCGTAGCCGACAAAGGTGTTTGGCGCGGTGAGTCTGTTCATCGTAGGAAGGACGGCTCGTCTGTAGACGTAAACACGTCGGCCGCATCTATAAAAGATGAAAACGGTAAGATTATTGGTCGAGTTGCAGTGTATCGCGACATTAGTGCTCGCAAGCAGGCCGAGCGTTCGCTGGCAGAACGTGAAACGCGATATCGTCTGCTGTTTGATTCGATTGCTGCAGGTTTTTGTGTGGTTGAAGTGTTAGAAAACAAACAAGGAAAGGCGTATGATTACCGTTTTCTTGAAGTTAACCCTGCTTACGAGAAAATGGTCGGAGTTTCTAATATGCAAGGCAAAACTTTACAACAGTTAACCCCAGCTGTATCTGATAAATGGGTAGATGTAGCCGCGGGTGTTGCAGTGACAGGCAAAGACAGTCACGTTACCAGTTATTCGAGCTCAGTAGATAAATGGTTTGATGTGCACGTAATGAAGGTAGGAACGGGGAATGATAAAACGGTAGCTCTTTTGGTTCGGGATGTCACCGAACATAAAAACATCGAGCAAGAGCGAGAAGTATCTATGAAAAAGATTATTAGTACACTTGAATCTATCAGTGATGCGTTTTTTCAGGTAGACGAAGAAGGCAATATCGTGCTAGTGAACGATGAATTTGTTCGCATGTCACGCATATCTAGGAAAAAGGCCCTTAGTAGTAATATAAAAAACGTGTTTTCTAGCGAAAGCTGGTTCCCGAAAAGGTATGAAATGTTTCAAAAGGTTATGGCGACAGGGCGGTCGGTGCACTATGTTGATTATTATGAGCGAAGGAAAATATGGGTTGATGTCCGAGCGTACCCTACGGAAGGTGGGGTGTCGTGGTTTATCAAAGATATAACTCAACAAAAAGTTGCTGAAGAAAAACAAATAATGCTGACAAAGCTGTCTTTGGAGCGCGAAGAGCTGATTAAAATTGGTAGAGTTAAAGACGAATTTATCGGAATCGCCTCGCACCAATTGCGTACTCCAGCCACGGCCGTCAAGCAATATATAGGCATGTTGCTTGCTGGTTTTGGCGGCACTTTGAACGACGACCAAAGACAGTATCTGGAGACGGCATATGCAAGCAACGAACGCCAGATAAAGCTGATTAACGACTTACTAAAAACGGCACAAATCGATGCGGACACATATTCACTAAGTCGAAGTACACAGCACATTGCACCACTGCTTAAAAGTGCGGTTTTGTCGCACAAGCCTTACCTAGATAATCGACAACAGATTGTTGTCGTGAAGGATCAAAGTGACGGAGCAGAAGCAGATATCGACCCTATAGAAATAGATCTTGTTTTTGCAAATCTGCTAGAGAATGCCAGTAAATATAGTCCTAAAAAAAGTAAGATTACAGTAGCACTACAACGCGAAGCAGACGTTCTTCGTATATCATTCTCAGACGAAGGTATTGGTATTCGCAAAGAAGACCAGGGCAAGATTTTTGACAAATTTACGCGAGTGCACAATGAGCATTCCGACGCAGTGAGTGGCACTGGCCTGGGACTTTACTGGGTCAGGCAAATCGTACAAATGCATGGCGGTACGGTGACCGTGTCGTCAAGATTACACAAAGGTTCAACCTTTACGGTAACGCTGCCGTTATGA